The following proteins come from a genomic window of Natronosalvus vescus:
- a CDS encoding cupin domain-containing protein, whose product MGYRVVDPETVDPAPDRPCECRKLSAAAGLEAMALNRFRADPGEEIPLAYHYHDTQQEAFYVVDGTLSVETPDETYTVEQDSLFVADPESPHRAYNPADADEAVTVLAIGAPPADDDAHVYDPENERA is encoded by the coding sequence ATGGGATACCGAGTCGTCGATCCGGAAACGGTCGACCCCGCTCCGGATCGCCCGTGTGAGTGCCGAAAGCTGTCGGCGGCCGCCGGCCTCGAGGCAATGGCGCTCAACCGGTTTCGTGCCGATCCGGGCGAGGAGATACCGCTGGCCTACCACTACCACGACACCCAGCAGGAGGCGTTCTACGTCGTCGATGGCACGCTATCGGTCGAAACGCCCGACGAAACCTACACCGTCGAGCAGGACTCGCTGTTCGTCGCCGATCCCGAGAGCCCCCATCGGGCGTACAACCCGGCCGATGCGGACGAGGCGGTGACGGTGCTTGCCATTGGTGCCCCACCAGCTGACGACGACGCACACGTGTACGATCCCGAGAACGAGAGGGCGTGA